The nucleotide window TCTATGAAAACGAAGACGAACTATCGGATATTGACGGGCTACGAAGCCTTTGCCGGAGAATCGAAACAGTCAGGCTGCCCAAATGGCGCTCCTATTCCAACATGGTGCTGATGGGGCTTCTTTCCCGAATGCCGCTGCAGGTACTCTATTATCTTTCAGGGAAGTTCAGGACGCGTCTCAACGAGTTGCTCAAGGATGAAGCTTTTGACGTGATCCATGTCTTCATGTTGCGTATCGCGCCTTATTTTTTTGATATTCCGGGTCCGAAGGTCATTGACCTGATCGACTCCATGCAGCTCAATTTCCAGCGTCGCGTTCAACTGGCGCGTTTGCCCAAACGACTGTTGCTACAGGAGGAACTGCGGCGTGTCTCCAGCTACGAACGGAATATAGGGCAACATTTTGATCAGCTCGTTGTGGTTTCCCAAAAAGATGGCGCACACATCCCGTCTGGCAGGGTCAATGTGATCCCTTTAGGAGTGGACACCGACATTTTCTCACCTGAAAAAGACGTACCCCAGTGCCCGGTGATAATTTTTTCCGGGAACATGTTTTACTCTCCCAATATACAGGCGGTGACGTGGTTCGTAGAGTCGTGTTTTCCCCGTATCCAGAGGGTATTGCCGACAGTATCGCTGCTCATCGTAGGCAACAAACCACCTAAGACAATTCTCGATCTGGGGCAAAAGGCCGGCATTACGGTGACCGGCTTTGTGGCGTCCATGCCGGATGCCTTACAGAGATCAAGCGTTTCAGTTACTCCCATGAGGTCGGGTTCCGGCATGCAGTTCAAGATTCTTGAGGCCATGGCGTGTGGTTTGCCGGTGGTTACTACTACTCTTGGCCTGGGGGACATCAAAGCAAGACCCGGTGAGGAGATTTTTGTCAAGGACAGTCCGGAGGAGTTTGCCGATGCAGTCATCCTGCTTCTCAGCACTCCAGAATTGGTCCAGAAAATCGGAGAAAAGGCGCGCCGATTTGTCGTGCAAAATCATAGCTGGGAGAGTGCCGCAGCGAGTGTGGAGCGGGTTTACGAGGATGTGCTGGAAAACAAACGTGGTAGAAGTTTTGAAACGGTACCACGTGCCGCATCACCACTTTTGATCCCAAGGGTTATTAAATGAAGGTATTGGTAACCGGCGCGTCCGGTTTTGTGGGGAGGGCGCTCTGTACAAGAATAGTCCGGGAAGGCCGCACCGTACGCGGTACCGTGCTGGCCTCGGAAGCCCCAGCATCACTTGTTGCCGGGGTGGCCCCCGCTGTTGTCGAACCGCTGGGGGCAGCCACGCCGTGGGGGCACGCTCTTGCAGATATCGATACAATTATCCATCTGGCAGCACGCGTGCACGTCATGCGTGAAAGCTCCTCAAATCCGCTTAAAGCGTTTCGGGCGGTCAACACGGAAGGTACCGAATGTCTCGCCCGCCACGCTGCTACTGCCGGCATTCGCCGTTTTGTTTTTATGAGCACGATCGGGGTACATGGGAGTAATTCAGGAAACCTTCCCTATGCGGAAAGCGACAAGCCTTGTCCGCACAACACCTATTCGGTTTCAAAACTTGAAGCTGAGAACAAGCTTCGAGAGATAGCAGCAGAAACGGGCATGGAGGTGGTCGTCATACGCGCTCCTCTTGTGTATGGCCCGGAAAACCCCGGAAATTTTCTGAATCTTCTCAAGGTGGTGCAGCGCTGCCTTCCGCTTCCGCTGGCTTCAATCAGTAACAAGCGCAGCCTCCTCTACGTAGAAAACCTTGTCGATGCCCTGCTCACCTGCGCCACGCATCCCGCTGCCGCAGGCAAGACCTTCCTGGTGAGTGATGGTGAGGATATCTCCACCCCCGAACTTATCAGGAAGACCGCAGCCGCACTTGGCGTGCCGGCCCGTCTGTTTCCTTTCCCCATGCCCTTGGTGAGGGTTGTGGGCACGCTGTCCGGCAAAAGCGCTGCTGTTAATCGCCTCATTGGTTCGCTTATGGTCGATAGTTCAAAGATTCGCCAGGAACTGGGATGGACACCGCCGTTCATGATGGAAGAAGGGTTACAGGCCACGGCGGAATGGTATCTGAAGACACAGAGGAATGCGTCATGAAGCGGTTCTTCGATATTGTCACATCACTTGCCATTCTGATGCTGTGTGGCGTGCCGATGCTGTTGGTGGCCCTTCTCGTGAAGCTTACGTCCAAAGGGCCCGTGCTCTACTGGTCCGACCGGGTAGGCAGGGAGAATGCCATCTTCAGCATGCCCAAATTTCGCACCATGCGCACGAATACCCCGGCTGTGGCTACCCATCTTCTGGATGACCCTGATCGCTGGCTGACGCCGATCGGAGAATTCCTCCGCAAGACCAGCCTGGACGAGTTGCCGCAGCTCTGGAGCATTCTGGTTGGAGACATGAGCCTTGTAGGTCCCCGGCCGGCGCTCTTCAACCAGGACGATCTGGTAGCGCTGCGGACGGAAAAGGGGGTACACCGACTGGTCCCCGGATTGACGGGATGGGCACAGGTCAATGGCCGTGACGAGTTGCCCATTCCAGTGAAGGTTGAAATGGATGCATTTTATTTGTCTCACCGATCATGTGCCTTCGATCTGCGGATCATCCTTCTGACCTTTTCCAAGGTAGTGCGTAGTGAAGGGGTCAAACATTGACCGCGTGTTTCAGGAACAGCACGATGTAATGCAAAACCCCGCTTCTCCAGGCGGGGTTTTTTATTTGAGCGAGCAGTAAAAATCAGATTTTTTTGCAGCACACACCAGCCGACACGCCGGACGCTGCCGTACAATCCGTCCGCCCTCCACCAAGTCTTATCCCGCCTTGCAGCGCCATTTGCCGGCCTTTCGAAGGCCCCTGATGAAGTGTTCACCCGGGAAGAATTTTCTTGATGGGTTGATTTGCAATTTCACATTAAGGTATTACACTTTCTCAATGGGTAGACACTTCTAATATTCGGACGCTCTTCATATGCTGACGCCTCGCAGGATTAAAGTGTTTCTCTGTGACCTGGTTTTGATCAGCCTTGCGCTCTGCCTCGCCTTCCTGCTCAGGTTCGATTTCAGGTTGGCGCCTGCGGAGCTGGAGTTGCTCAAAGATTGTCTGCTGGTCGTTCTGGTTGTAAAGCCACTGGTTTTCATTACAGTCGGTTTTTATCAGAGTCTGTGGCGTTATGCCTCCCTGCAGGATGGGATCGAAATATTCAAGGGGATCAGTTTTTCGACCATTCTTGCCGTTACTGCGCTGCTATTCCTGCGTCAATTCACCCCCCTGCCCCGCTCAATTTTCGTGCTCGACTGGTTTTTGCTGTTTGCACTGGTTGCCGCAAGCCGGCTTGTCTGGCGCATTTATCGTGAGAGCTGCATAACCGGCAAACCTTGCGGAGGCCAGCGTACACTGATTATCGGCGCCGGAGAGGCCGGAAGTCTGCTGCTGAAAGAGATCCGGCGCCAGCCGCATACATCGTACAATGTCATAGGTTTTGTGGATGATGATCCTGAGAAGAGAGGTATGAAATTGCATGGAGTGCCGGTATTGGGAGTGAGCAGGCAGCTCAGGGCGCTGATTATGGCACATGAGATCGAAGAAGTGATTATCGCCATGCCCTCGGCCAACGGGAAGATTATCAAGCCGATTATCGACTCCTGCAAAAATGCCAACGTGACCTTCAAGACGCTGCCAAGCATCAACGAGTTGATCAATGGAAAGCTGACGGTGTCCCAGATCAAGAACGTGGAGATCCAGGATCTGCTGGGGCGGGCGCCGGTCGTGCTGGACCGCGAGCTTATAGGAGATTACCTGACCGGCAAGCGGGTGGTTGTCACCGGGGCAGCCGGCAGCATAGGCAGCGAAATCTGTCGTCAGGTGGCCGACTTTCAACCGGATAAGCTGATTTTGCTGGAACAGGCGGAAACGCCGCTGTACGAAATCGAAAAAGAGTTGACGCTTCGTTTCCCGGGCCTGCGAGTAGTACCCTTGGTTGCCGACGTGCGGGACCGCGAAAAGATCTTTGAGGCTTTCGAGGAATACGCGCCCGAAGTGGTGTTCCATGCTGCCGCCTACAAGCATGTGCCCATGATGGAGTACAATCCGACCCAGGCCGTATTGAACAATGTTTTTGGCTCCCGCAACATTGCCGATGCGGCACATTATTTCAGAATCCGCAATCTCGTCATGATCTCCACGGACAAAGCGGTAAATCCCACCAACATCATGGGGGCGTCCAAGCGCGCCGCGGAGATCTATATACAGGCCTTGTCGCGCACCAGCAGCACGAAATTCACCACCGTCCGTTTCGGAAATGTGCTGGGCAGCAATGGCAGCGTGATCCCCCTGTTCAAGGAGCAGATCGCCAAGGGGGGGCCGGTTACGGTAACCGACAGGCGCATTATCCGGTATTTCATGACCATCCCCGAGGCAACCCAGCTTGTGCTGCAGGCCGGCAGCATGGGGCGCGGCGGTGAGATCCTGGTGCTCGATATGGGCGAACCGGTCCGTATCGTCGACTTGGCTGAAGAACTCATCAGATTGTCGGGCCTCACCCCCTATGAAGACATCGATATCGTATTTACCGGTCTGCGGCCGGGGGAGAAGCTGTTTGAGGAACTGCTGATCGATGGTGAAGGCATCCTCCCAACGACACATGGCAAGATTCGGGTGCTGACCCCGGTGCAGGTCGAAATGGGACCGGTCAAGGCCGAACTGGAGCTGCTGTACGACGCGTCGCGTAAAAACCGTGTCCATGAACTGATGGCATCGCTGAAGCGTCTGGTCCCCGAATTCAAGCCTGCCTACAGCTTTACCGGCGAGGCCCCGCTCATATTTCAGCGCGTGCGGCCGGATCTGTTTCCTCCCCTTTTGGCCGAAAAGGCAAAAATTCTGCCTCTCAAAAAGTGATGCTCATCTTCTTGTGCAGTCATGCAATGCAACGTGCGCCGTATAATGTTCAGGTATTGCAGTTTGGAGTTGCCGGTAATGAGTCATAGTCGTCCGTTGGTGTACTGCTCGCTCCTGCTCGGTCTTTTGTGCATTGTTCCGGCAGCAGCCCCCGCAGCAGTGCTCTCCTCGACCAACATCCCCCTCGACAGTCCGCTTTACAGCTTCCTCGAAAAATTGGCGGGATTCGGCTTGGTCACGAGCGATGTCAAAGGCATCAAACCCTTCAGCAGGAGTGAAGCGGCTCGTCTGCTGCTGGAAGCTGAACAGCGCATGGCAGAGCGTCCGAACGAGGTTCCTGATTTTGCGAAAGAACTCGCAAAACGGGTTCGCGAACTGATTCCGCGAGAGGCGTTTTTGAAAAATAATCCCGAGGCAAAGCCACCGCTGGCGGATTGCAATCTGATGTCAGCCGCCCGATTGCGATATGTCTACCTTGATGGTGTTCCGCGCAGTTATGAACGCCAGGTACGCGATCCCGGAAATGACGGTGTATTCGGGATAGGATCAGGTCTGCGCCCCAAGAACCCCGATTCCGCAGCGGTTACGCAGCACGGCAGCGAAGGCACGCCGTTGTCGGAGAACAATAACGGGATCGTGTATCACAATGGCAATAACGCCGAATTGCGCTGGGCCGCCGAAGGGTATATCAGCGACAAGGCTGCCGGGCTGGTAGAACCGGTGGCGGTATTTTCAGAGGGAGATAGCGTGGTCAAGCTGAACCGGGGGTATATCAAGCTCGGCGGCGGCTGGCTCGAACTGGAGGCGGGCAAGGATGAAAACTGGTTCGGACTTGGCTACCGCGGCACGGTTACCCTGACTGACAATGCCGAAAATTTTGCCCAGATCAAGGTCTCCAGTCCCGAACCATTCAGCGTAAAGTATATCGGGGCCATGAAATATGCCATGGTGTTTTCCCGCTTCGACAGGACGGTCGTCAACGGGGAGGAGCGCCAGCCCTGGTTTTATGCCCTGAAACTCTCGGTAAAACCTGTCGACAGTTTCGAAATAGGTTTCAATCTGGGCCGGCAGGTCGGCGGTCCGGGAGTCAACAACAGTATCGGGGACAGCATCCGCGGTTTGATTGGGGGGACCGGCGCCGACAATTCCAATGGCCTGGCAGGGTTCGAAGCACGCTACCGCATGTCGTGGCTGCGCAATACGGAGCTGTATGGCGAGTTTTCGGGCGAGGACACGGCCGGTTTCTGGCCGATCGCCGAAAGCTATGTTGCAGGCTTCTATGTTCCCCGCCTGACGGATGATGGTCGTAACGACCTGCGCTTTGAGTTTTTTCAGGGCAACCGAATCTTGTACACGAATGGGACCTTTCCGGAAGGCTACATTTACAGGAACCTGCCCATCGGGCATTCCCAGGGGGGAGCCACCCAGGATTTCTTTACCCGCTACAGCCATTGGTTCAGTACACGAAACAATCTCGCGGTGGAGTACATCTATACCAACCGCGGCATGACCGGTCGGGTTCCGGGGCAGGCAATCGAGCGCAAGCATGCGGGCCGGGTCATCTGGTCGTTGCCCGTGTATGGTGATATCGATGCCCGTTTATCATACGGTGTGGAAAGAGTCTCAAACTTCAACCTCGTTGAAGGCGTTAACCACACGAATCAGCTGGCAATGTTCGAGTTGAGATATCGTTATTAGGTTCTAACCCTATTTGCGGCATGGGGTGGTTGTTCTCGGGTGGGGTTCCCGTGGCAGAACTCGCTGGTGAGGGTGTTTTCCACTGTGAAAGCGCAGGCTTAACATTAATTTTAATCTTGGCATTTCAAATGCAAATCCTTCCTGTAACCAATTTCTTTAGGAGGTAGTACCATGAAAAAAGTTCTCTCCACCCTCGTAGCCGCTCTCGTTGCCGTTTCTTTCTCCGCAGTTGTTTTCGCTGCTGACGCTGCCAAGCCGGCTGCTAAAGACGCTGCTAAGCCTGCTGAAACTGCTGCTCCTGCTGCTGAGAAGAAAGAAGAAGCCAAACCGGCTAAGAAGAAAAAAGCAAAGAAAGCAAAGAAAGCTGCTGAGCCGAAGAAAGAAGAAGCTCCTGCTGCTGCTCCTGCCGCAAAGTAATTCCCCCTTGACGGAATTTGAAAGAAGCCGCATCGTAAGATGCGGCTTTTTTTTATCGTATTGAAAGCAAAAGGTACTGCCATGACTGATCATATTGTACGTGCAGTAAGCACAGCCGGCGGCATTCGCGTGCTGGCCTGCACCGCAGCACAACTGGCCCGTGAAGTGTGCACCCTCCAATCTACTTCCGCCACAGTCAGTATCGCCCTGGGCAGGGGCTTGACCGGTGGTGCGCTGATGGGGGCGCTGCTTAAGCCCGGTCAGCGGGTTGCCCTCAAGTTCGAGGGCAACGGCCCCATGGGCAAGATGATAATCGAGGCGGACAGCGATGGCGCGGTGCGGGGGAGTGTCGGCAACCCGGCTGCGGAAATGGAGCCTCTGAACGGGCGCTGGAACGTGCCCGGGATTCTGGGAAAGGCCGGCTTCCTGACCGTATCCAAAGACCTCGGATTCGGGGGTGAACCGTACCTGGGCACAGTGCAGTTGCGCACCAGTGAGATCGGTGATGACCTGGCCTATT belongs to Geobacter sp. SVR and includes:
- a CDS encoding nucleoside-diphosphate sugar epimerase/dehydratase, translated to MLTPRRIKVFLCDLVLISLALCLAFLLRFDFRLAPAELELLKDCLLVVLVVKPLVFITVGFYQSLWRYASLQDGIEIFKGISFSTILAVTALLFLRQFTPLPRSIFVLDWFLLFALVAASRLVWRIYRESCITGKPCGGQRTLIIGAGEAGSLLLKEIRRQPHTSYNVIGFVDDDPEKRGMKLHGVPVLGVSRQLRALIMAHEIEEVIIAMPSANGKIIKPIIDSCKNANVTFKTLPSINELINGKLTVSQIKNVEIQDLLGRAPVVLDRELIGDYLTGKRVVVTGAAGSIGSEICRQVADFQPDKLILLEQAETPLYEIEKELTLRFPGLRVVPLVADVRDREKIFEAFEEYAPEVVFHAAAYKHVPMMEYNPTQAVLNNVFGSRNIADAAHYFRIRNLVMISTDKAVNPTNIMGASKRAAEIYIQALSRTSSTKFTTVRFGNVLGSNGSVIPLFKEQIAKGGPVTVTDRRIIRYFMTIPEATQLVLQAGSMGRGGEILVLDMGEPVRIVDLAEELIRLSGLTPYEDIDIVFTGLRPGEKLFEELLIDGEGILPTTHGKIRVLTPVQVEMGPVKAELELLYDASRKNRVHELMASLKRLVPEFKPAYSFTGEAPLIFQRVRPDLFPPLLAEKAKILPLKK
- a CDS encoding NAD-dependent epimerase/dehydratase family protein; translated protein: MKVLVTGASGFVGRALCTRIVREGRTVRGTVLASEAPASLVAGVAPAVVEPLGAATPWGHALADIDTIIHLAARVHVMRESSSNPLKAFRAVNTEGTECLARHAATAGIRRFVFMSTIGVHGSNSGNLPYAESDKPCPHNTYSVSKLEAENKLREIAAETGMEVVVIRAPLVYGPENPGNFLNLLKVVQRCLPLPLASISNKRSLLYVENLVDALLTCATHPAAAGKTFLVSDGEDISTPELIRKTAAALGVPARLFPFPMPLVRVVGTLSGKSAAVNRLIGSLMVDSSKIRQELGWTPPFMMEEGLQATAEWYLKTQRNAS
- a CDS encoding capsule assembly Wzi family protein — its product is MSHSRPLVYCSLLLGLLCIVPAAAPAAVLSSTNIPLDSPLYSFLEKLAGFGLVTSDVKGIKPFSRSEAARLLLEAEQRMAERPNEVPDFAKELAKRVRELIPREAFLKNNPEAKPPLADCNLMSAARLRYVYLDGVPRSYERQVRDPGNDGVFGIGSGLRPKNPDSAAVTQHGSEGTPLSENNNGIVYHNGNNAELRWAAEGYISDKAAGLVEPVAVFSEGDSVVKLNRGYIKLGGGWLELEAGKDENWFGLGYRGTVTLTDNAENFAQIKVSSPEPFSVKYIGAMKYAMVFSRFDRTVVNGEERQPWFYALKLSVKPVDSFEIGFNLGRQVGGPGVNNSIGDSIRGLIGGTGADNSNGLAGFEARYRMSWLRNTELYGEFSGEDTAGFWPIAESYVAGFYVPRLTDDGRNDLRFEFFQGNRILYTNGTFPEGYIYRNLPIGHSQGGATQDFFTRYSHWFSTRNNLAVEYIYTNRGMTGRVPGQAIERKHAGRVIWSLPVYGDIDARLSYGVERVSNFNLVEGVNHTNQLAMFELRYRY
- a CDS encoding glycosyltransferase family 4 protein, with translation MKILFVTPRFPYPPHRGDTSVPYHRMRLLSQRHEITLLSFYENEDELSDIDGLRSLCRRIETVRLPKWRSYSNMVLMGLLSRMPLQVLYYLSGKFRTRLNELLKDEAFDVIHVFMLRIAPYFFDIPGPKVIDLIDSMQLNFQRRVQLARLPKRLLLQEELRRVSSYERNIGQHFDQLVVVSQKDGAHIPSGRVNVIPLGVDTDIFSPEKDVPQCPVIIFSGNMFYSPNIQAVTWFVESCFPRIQRVLPTVSLLIVGNKPPKTILDLGQKAGITVTGFVASMPDALQRSSVSVTPMRSGSGMQFKILEAMACGLPVVTTTLGLGDIKARPGEEIFVKDSPEEFADAVILLLSTPELVQKIGEKARRFVVQNHSWESAAASVERVYEDVLENKRGRSFETVPRAASPLLIPRVIK
- a CDS encoding sugar transferase; translation: MKRFFDIVTSLAILMLCGVPMLLVALLVKLTSKGPVLYWSDRVGRENAIFSMPKFRTMRTNTPAVATHLLDDPDRWLTPIGEFLRKTSLDELPQLWSILVGDMSLVGPRPALFNQDDLVALRTEKGVHRLVPGLTGWAQVNGRDELPIPVKVEMDAFYLSHRSCAFDLRIILLTFSKVVRSEGVKH